TACAACACTCGGCATGGGAATGAAAAGTGAAGTGTGTTCTGCAGAATCAAAATCAATGCTGTATTGAGCTTCTATTTTATATTTTTTTGCAACACTCCCTTTGCTTTCTTCTGCTTGCAAAATCTGTGCTCCTAAAACAGCACCTGTAGCGCCTAAAGCAGTCGTTTTAATAAAATCCCTTCGTTTCATAACTATAACTCTTTATTGTAATTTTTAAATTCGTTGAATGAATGAAAAAATAGGACACACCACCAAAGGATTGATGAGTATCCAAAAACCTAAATTTTGAAAGACAAAGCGTTCCTAAAAATAAGAACGCTTAAAGAAAAGGGTTACTTTTTCTTTTTTGTGTGGTGCATGTCTTTTCCATGCATGTCTTTCATCATTTTTTGGTGTTTTTCAAGAGCTTTTTTAACTCCCTCAGCGTATTTGGGGTCAGCTTTCTTGAAATGCTCCAATTGTTTATCCACAATTTCCTTATGGGTAACATGAGCTAAAGACTCTCCAATAGTGTCATGCAACCTTTCTTTTTCATCAGCTGGCAATGAGCGGTAGTAATCACCTGGTTGGGTGTAGTAATCACTATCCTCAGCTCTGTAATCCCAATTCCACACTTCAAACTCTTTCTCAATATGAGCTAAGTTGAACTTAGGATCCCTAGTGCTCTTATCTTCTTTATAACCCGGCAATGAGCTAGGCGTATAGTTTTGTAAAGAGCCGTAGTACCCATTTTGCATGTAACCATCTCTGCTAGAAGAGTGGAATGGGCATCTTGGTTTATTAACCGGTATTTGAGGATAATTAACCCCTAAGCGGTAGCGGTGTGTGTCTCCATAAGAGAATAAGCGCCCTTGTAACATCCTATCAGGGCTATAGCCAATTCCAGGAACGACATTAGCCGGAGAGAATGCCGCTTGCTCCACTTCTGCGAAGTAGTTTTCAGGATTTTTATTCAACTCTACAATGCCCACTTCCATCAACGGATAATCTTGGAGATACCAGATTTTAGTAACATCAAACGGATGGAATCGATACTTCTTAGCGTCTTCTTCTGGCATCACTTGAATGCTTAATTTCCATTTTGGGAAATCCCCTCTAGCGATCGCATTGAATAAATCCCTTTGATTGGAATCTGGATCATGCTTTCTGATTTCTGCGGCTTCTTCATTAGTCAAGTGCTTAACGCCTTGCATGGTTTCAAAGTGGAATTTCACCCAAAAGCGTTCACCTTTAGCATTGATAAGACTGAAAGTGTGGCTGCCAAAACCATCCATGTGGCGGAAAGATTTAGGGATCCCTCTATCGCTCATAACCCATGTTACTTGATACAAGCTTTCAGGAACATTACTCCAAAAATCCCATACCATGTCATGGTTAGGCAAATTGGTTTGAGGATCTCGTTTTTGAGTGTGGATGAAATCAGGGAATTTGATCGCATCACGGATAAAGAAAACGGGTGTGTTGTTCCCTACTAAATCCCAATTACCTTCTTCAGTGTAATACTTCATCGCAAAACCTCTAGGGTCTCTTACCGCATCCGCACTGCCTCTTTCACCAGCCACAGTAGAAAATCTGAAAAAGCATTCTGTTTTTTTGCCTACTTTAGAGAAAATTTTCGCTTTAGTGTATTTAGTGATGTCTTTAGTCACGGTGAAAGTGCCATAAGCTCCGCTTCCTTTAGCATGCACTACCCTTTCAGGAATCCTTTCTCGATCAAACGCCGCTAACTTTTCCAAAAACCAAGTGCTTT
This is a stretch of genomic DNA from Helicobacter pylori. It encodes these proteins:
- a CDS encoding catalase: MVNKDVKQTTAFGVPVWDDNNVITAGPRGPVLLQSTWFLEKLAAFDRERIPERVVHAKGSGAYGTFTVTKDITKYTKAKIFSKVGKKTECFFRFSTVAGERGSADAVRDPRGFAMKYYTEEGNWDLVGNNTPVFFIRDAIKFPDFIHTQKRDPQTNLPNHDMVWDFWSNVPESLYQVTWVMSDRGIPKSFRHMDGFGSHTFSLINAKGERFWVKFHFETMQGVKHLTNEEAAEIRKHDPDSNQRDLFNAIARGDFPKWKLSIQVMPEEDAKKYRFHPFDVTKIWYLQDYPLMEVGIVELNKNPENYFAEVEQAAFSPANVVPGIGYSPDRMLQGRLFSYGDTHRYRLGVNYPQIPVNKPRCPFHSSSRDGYMQNGYYGSLQNYTPSSLPGYKEDKSTRDPKFNLAHIEKEFEVWNWDYRAEDSDYYTQPGDYYRSLPADEKERLHDTIGESLAHVTHKEIVDKQLEHFKKADPKYAEGVKKALEKHQKMMKDMHGKDMHHTKKKK